One stretch of Desulfatibacillum aliphaticivorans DSM 15576 DNA includes these proteins:
- a CDS encoding tRNA-queuosine alpha-mannosyltransferase domain-containing protein: protein MKFLFLEPFYGGSHRDFARGLVEASSHEIDLATLPARFWKWRMRGAALHFIKKIPDLSAYDGIIATDLLSLSDFKALHPQNVPPCLVYFHENQITYPLAPGESMDFQFGFTDISTGLAADRILFNSRTHFNAFFDALPGFINMMPEYNPTWVTQAIREKSHVIQPGCRFPGGGLPLEAPQEPPLIIWNHRWEFDKNPESFFKALYSLDEKGVDFSVALMGENFQVQPKEFLWAKERIPHRIAVFGFVESREAYFDWLKKGLVIVSTANQENFGISVVEAMRSGCLPLLPDRLAYPEVLPDEFHAKYLYDGQEELESRLEAMLSEPENYIQDRPLISSAMACHAWENRVLEFDRELTELAALHDNE, encoded by the coding sequence ATGAAGTTTTTGTTTTTGGAGCCCTTTTACGGAGGCTCGCACCGGGATTTCGCCCGGGGATTGGTGGAAGCCTCCAGCCACGAAATAGATCTTGCAACCCTTCCCGCACGATTCTGGAAGTGGAGAATGCGGGGCGCGGCCCTTCATTTCATCAAAAAGATTCCCGACCTTTCCGCCTATGACGGGATCATCGCCACGGACCTGCTGTCCTTGTCCGATTTCAAGGCCCTGCACCCTCAAAACGTTCCGCCCTGCCTGGTTTACTTTCACGAAAATCAGATCACATACCCCCTGGCGCCCGGCGAAAGCATGGATTTTCAGTTCGGATTCACCGACATCTCAACCGGCCTGGCCGCGGACCGCATATTGTTCAACTCCCGGACCCATTTTAACGCCTTTTTCGACGCCCTGCCCGGGTTCATAAACATGATGCCCGAATACAATCCCACGTGGGTGACCCAGGCCATTCGGGAAAAATCCCATGTCATCCAGCCGGGCTGCCGGTTTCCCGGAGGAGGTCTCCCCCTGGAAGCCCCCCAGGAGCCGCCCCTGATCATCTGGAACCACCGTTGGGAGTTCGATAAAAACCCGGAGAGCTTTTTTAAAGCCCTGTATTCCCTGGATGAGAAAGGCGTGGATTTTTCCGTGGCCCTCATGGGGGAGAACTTTCAGGTGCAGCCCAAGGAGTTCCTGTGGGCCAAAGAGCGCATACCCCATCGCATCGCCGTGTTCGGGTTTGTGGAAAGCCGGGAGGCGTATTTTGACTGGCTGAAAAAGGGCTTGGTTATCGTAAGCACGGCCAACCAGGAAAACTTCGGCATTTCCGTGGTGGAGGCCATGCGCAGCGGATGCCTGCCCCTGCTGCCCGACAGGTTGGCCTATCCTGAAGTCCTGCCCGATGAATTTCATGCCAAGTATTTGTACGACGGCCAGGAGGAATTGGAATCCAGGCTGGAAGCCATGTTGTCCGAGCCGGAGAACTACATCCAGGACCGGCCTTTGATTTCTTCCGCCATGGCTTGTCATGCATGGGAAAACCGTGTGCTGGAATTTGACCGGGAGCTCACGGAATTGGCCGCTTTACATGACAATGAATAA
- a CDS encoding efflux RND transporter permease subunit, with product MNRYIRFVLNHRLIVVLLFALVTAFLGRHLFDAAISSSVGELFFSHNPHYERYIQKNLEFGGDNLILAAYAEKDALTPAGIARLRKAVADIESQPGVVKVDSIISAQHIESVGDDLIIEDYADLMEEHPERLQEVVLTLINDPITKDWLLSRDAGTVLVVVEFASEDQGLEKAPQMFHGVMDAFEKQGFGVENFHRGGLMAVFSYIYEESLFSVRTILPFSALILLFFVYLMFRRLWPVCITLAITFLSIIWTMGLAVRLYGHLNIFTTMVPTLVLITCFGDVVHLCSAYLLELAKGLDKNEAILRSGEEVGVACAYTSGTTFLGFASMTLVPSPVFKQVGLLMGFGVAAALFTALTLVPIFFSIIPRPKEWRKGSVSKVQGLLDGALDACFLVSTRYSRSVVFAFFVLMAVSVYGLTQVHFETQFSKRFSKDHPLQTSLRYFEEKFPGVIPLNIYVETDEAEGLLNPETFAEIAGFEIWIENLEPVNNVVSVVDLVRKLYREINPEMAAEHPLPPTREGLAQLLLLFEMQGGRDLERFINYEHTSMVLKARLADNGVIAASETGRAIAREGKARFGDSLTVDPLGLDFLLGDWVDDILAGQRKGLAFALGTIAVMMVLALRKIGAGLLSMLPNILPLLVLLGYVGLFWDIVDTDTLSVLMVALGIGVDDTIHFLLRLRLEAVKMANPLEAIRNTLHYSGRAIIMSSVILAAGFSVFSFASYFSVQIFGTLLPLCLIAALAADVLLVPAMVNLGWFRFFKAV from the coding sequence ATGAACCGGTATATCCGATTCGTGCTGAATCATCGATTGATTGTGGTTTTGCTCTTTGCGCTGGTTACTGCGTTTTTGGGACGGCATCTCTTTGACGCAGCCATTTCCTCCAGCGTGGGGGAGCTTTTTTTCTCCCACAATCCCCACTATGAACGGTATATCCAAAAAAATCTGGAATTCGGCGGGGACAACCTCATCCTGGCCGCCTACGCCGAAAAGGACGCCCTGACTCCGGCCGGCATTGCCAGGCTGCGCAAGGCCGTGGCTGACATAGAGTCCCAGCCAGGCGTCGTAAAAGTGGACAGCATCATCTCCGCCCAGCACATTGAATCGGTTGGGGACGATTTGATTATCGAGGATTACGCCGATTTGATGGAGGAGCACCCGGAAAGGCTGCAAGAGGTCGTCCTTACCCTGATCAACGATCCCATTACCAAGGACTGGCTGCTGAGCCGCGACGCCGGAACCGTGCTGGTTGTTGTGGAGTTCGCCTCGGAGGACCAGGGCCTTGAAAAAGCCCCTCAAATGTTTCATGGGGTTATGGACGCTTTTGAAAAACAGGGCTTTGGCGTGGAAAATTTTCACCGCGGCGGCCTGATGGCGGTTTTTTCCTATATCTATGAGGAATCCCTGTTTTCCGTCCGGACCATCCTTCCTTTTTCAGCTCTCATCCTCCTTTTTTTCGTGTATCTTATGTTCCGGCGTTTGTGGCCCGTCTGCATCACTCTGGCCATTACCTTTTTATCCATTATCTGGACCATGGGGCTGGCCGTTCGCCTTTACGGACACTTGAACATCTTCACCACCATGGTTCCCACCCTGGTGCTCATAACCTGTTTTGGAGACGTCGTTCACCTGTGCAGCGCCTATTTGCTGGAATTGGCAAAGGGCCTGGACAAAAACGAAGCCATTTTGCGCTCCGGCGAGGAAGTGGGCGTGGCCTGCGCCTATACCTCCGGCACCACCTTTCTGGGCTTTGCGTCCATGACCCTGGTTCCTTCCCCGGTGTTCAAGCAGGTGGGGCTGCTCATGGGCTTTGGCGTGGCAGCCGCCCTGTTTACGGCGCTGACCCTGGTTCCCATCTTTTTTTCCATAATCCCCCGGCCCAAGGAATGGAGAAAAGGCTCCGTCTCAAAGGTGCAAGGCCTGCTGGACGGCGCCCTGGACGCCTGCTTTTTGGTGAGCACGCGGTATTCCCGCTCGGTGGTGTTTGCGTTTTTTGTGCTCATGGCCGTTTCCGTTTACGGACTCACCCAGGTTCATTTCGAAACCCAGTTTTCCAAACGCTTTTCCAAAGACCATCCTCTGCAAACCTCGCTAAGATATTTTGAGGAAAAATTTCCTGGGGTGATTCCCTTGAACATCTATGTGGAAACCGATGAGGCGGAAGGGCTTTTGAACCCGGAGACCTTCGCCGAAATCGCCGGCTTTGAGATCTGGATCGAAAACCTGGAGCCTGTGAACAACGTGGTTTCCGTGGTGGATCTGGTGAGAAAGCTGTACCGGGAGATAAACCCCGAAATGGCGGCGGAGCATCCCCTGCCTCCCACCAGGGAGGGGCTGGCGCAATTGCTTTTGCTGTTTGAAATGCAAGGCGGACGGGATCTGGAACGATTCATCAACTACGAACACACAAGCATGGTCCTTAAAGCGCGATTGGCGGACAACGGGGTTATCGCCGCGTCGGAGACGGGCCGGGCCATCGCCCGCGAAGGAAAGGCCCGTTTCGGCGATAGTCTGACAGTGGATCCTCTGGGCCTGGATTTTCTCCTGGGCGACTGGGTGGACGACATCCTGGCCGGCCAGAGAAAAGGCCTGGCTTTCGCCCTGGGGACTATTGCCGTCATGATGGTTCTGGCCCTGAGAAAAATCGGCGCAGGCCTCCTGTCCATGCTCCCGAATATCTTGCCTTTACTAGTCCTGCTCGGGTACGTGGGCCTTTTCTGGGATATAGTAGACACGGATACTCTCAGCGTGTTAATGGTTGCTCTAGGCATTGGAGTAGACGACACCATACATTTCTTGTTGCGTTTACGTTTGGAAGCCGTTAAAATGGCTAATCCCCTGGAAGCAATAAGAAATACTTTGCATTATTCCGGCCGGGCCATCATCATGTCATCGGTGATTTTGGCGGCCGGTTTCTCGGTTTTTTCTTTCGCAAGCTATTTCAGCGTGCAGATTTTCGGAACCCTGCTGCCTTTGTGCCTGATCGCGGCCCTGGCGGCAGACGTCCTGCTCGTTCCTGCAATGGTCAACTTAGGTTGGTTTCGTTTTTTTAAGGCAGTATAA
- a CDS encoding alkane 1-monooxygenase has product MQLVRFCLVFLVPLGAVISYFNGGYHLLIPPLAVFIMLPLFDYVFGLNVYNPDPGEEKILEQDRRYRWITFAAVPVQVGLVFWGAWAFTHGSLNWWERLVFAYGVGLSSGIMGINLSHELIHKVNNRVEPLLGRIMLWTVLYSHWAVEHVAGHHRYVATPEDPATARFGESFWRFLPRTVIGGIESAWRIESEMVESRGGNKYGRDNRILRYFTSQGILIAFMAYWLGLPGVIFLLIQAATGVLLLELVNYVEHYGLVRKQNPDGSYEEVKPHHSWNSAHRVTNYFLFNLQRHSDHHYRPNRRYQILRHWEGAPQLPSGYAGMLVLAYFPPIWRKFMDHRVPRRN; this is encoded by the coding sequence ATGCAGCTTGTCCGTTTTTGCCTGGTTTTCCTGGTTCCTTTGGGAGCAGTGATTTCGTATTTCAACGGAGGATATCATTTGCTCATTCCGCCGCTGGCGGTCTTCATTATGCTCCCTTTGTTTGATTACGTATTCGGCCTCAATGTTTACAACCCCGATCCCGGCGAGGAAAAAATCCTGGAGCAGGACCGCCGGTATCGCTGGATTACCTTTGCCGCGGTCCCCGTGCAGGTTGGGCTGGTGTTCTGGGGCGCCTGGGCGTTCACTCACGGGTCCTTGAACTGGTGGGAAAGGCTGGTTTTCGCCTATGGCGTGGGGCTGAGTTCGGGCATCATGGGCATCAACCTCAGTCACGAGTTGATTCACAAGGTGAACAACAGGGTGGAGCCTTTATTGGGCCGGATCATGCTCTGGACCGTATTGTACTCCCATTGGGCGGTGGAGCACGTAGCCGGGCATCATCGCTATGTGGCCACGCCGGAAGACCCGGCCACAGCCCGTTTTGGCGAGAGCTTCTGGCGATTTCTGCCCCGCACCGTGATCGGCGGCATTGAAAGCGCCTGGCGCATCGAGTCGGAAATGGTGGAAAGCCGGGGAGGAAACAAGTACGGCCGGGACAACCGCATCCTGCGCTATTTCACGTCCCAGGGAATTCTGATCGCCTTTATGGCGTATTGGCTCGGCCTGCCCGGCGTGATTTTTTTGCTGATACAGGCTGCCACGGGCGTGCTGCTTTTGGAGCTGGTCAACTACGTGGAGCATTACGGCCTTGTTAGGAAGCAGAATCCGGACGGCTCCTACGAGGAGGTGAAGCCGCACCACTCGTGGAACTCCGCCCACAGGGTCACCAATTATTTTCTGTTCAACCTCCAGCGTCATTCCGACCATCATTACAGGCCCAACCGGAGATACCAGATTCTTCGCCATTGGGAGGGCGCCCCGCAATTGCCGTCTGGATACGCCGGGATGCTGGTTTTAGCCTATTTTCCGCCCATATGGCGGAAGTTCATGGATCATCGGGTTCCGCGGAGAAACTAA
- a CDS encoding PAS domain S-box protein: protein MAWQRAQMYLLFLSMIFFLWFVHDFTQMVPPKALWFFTIVGVLCLSVGYLYTGDLLFSLSHPLIKTKNLPFGITAVYYEAELGPVMLAANLAGLICMAYILFVGFRFYKVGPKKKARFLALALFIMFSCVTSDIFVSLGMSPLPYTLEYGFLAITAFMTGYAVDQVVKASFAQEQLKQNEERYQVLADNAGFIMWTADLDLRLTHISPSVETLTGFTPEEALAMGFDEILTPDSASLGMTVLRTQQALDLEDPGKTPASVQFEVQIKRKNGPPFWAENTGAFLRDGSGVPIGVVGLTRDISSQKAAEEERLFIQRAVESSSDAIAMCDAKFVHFYHNEAFANLFGYRWPKDLVEAGGLLSVFAEPRQGDEVASGLIEQGSWTGEVMTRSNKGRHILTDLRANVVSDKFGNLLGLIGIYTDITEKIAVTKALKGSEERYRLVAENTNDVIWTTDLNLKWTYVSPSVFRMRGYTPEEVLQQDFSEVLTRESTQDVLHIFTEELEKELTDPEPEPRSIVLDMEFLKRDGGTVWSESACSFMRDDDGQVFGILGISRDITERRKAEEDRLKLEERLQQAQKLEAMGTLAGGVAHDFNNLLMGIQGNLSLMLLKLEPSNPLYGRIKNIEQHIKNATGLTRQLLGFARSGKYQVTAANLNDLVSRTSSMFGRTRKEIRIKENLQADAWPVEVDHGQIEQVLLNLLVNAWQAMSGGGIIYIRSENVVLDQRFASSYGIPPGKYVRLSVTDTGSGMSPEVRKRVFDPFFTTKEISRGTGLGLASAYGIIQNHVGIINVYSQEGQGATFNIYLPASSKDVMEEIEPEAKVVHGTETILLIDDEEVIITTGEEILRALGYQVFVARSPHEALEIFRDQAPKIDLVIMDMIMPEMQGIELYDHLTEIRPDVRVLLSSGYSLNGQASSIIEKGCDGFIQKPFNLEELSQKIREILD, encoded by the coding sequence ATGGCCTGGCAACGCGCTCAGATGTATTTGCTTTTTCTGAGCATGATTTTCTTCCTATGGTTCGTCCACGACTTCACCCAAATGGTGCCCCCCAAGGCCCTTTGGTTCTTTACCATCGTAGGCGTATTGTGCTTGTCTGTGGGATATTTGTACACCGGAGACCTTCTTTTTTCCTTGTCTCACCCCCTGATTAAGACAAAAAATCTCCCCTTTGGAATTACAGCCGTTTACTACGAGGCCGAATTGGGGCCGGTTATGCTCGCCGCCAACCTGGCGGGGCTCATATGCATGGCCTACATTTTATTCGTGGGGTTCCGGTTCTATAAGGTTGGGCCGAAAAAAAAGGCCAGGTTCCTGGCTCTGGCGCTTTTCATAATGTTTTCGTGCGTGACCAGCGATATCTTTGTGTCCCTTGGCATGTCCCCGCTTCCGTACACCTTGGAGTATGGATTTCTGGCCATTACTGCCTTCATGACCGGCTATGCGGTGGATCAGGTCGTAAAGGCCTCCTTCGCCCAGGAGCAGCTCAAGCAAAACGAGGAAAGATATCAGGTGCTGGCGGATAACGCAGGCTTTATCATGTGGACGGCGGACCTGGACCTGCGCCTCACCCACATCAGCCCTTCCGTTGAAACCTTGACGGGCTTTACGCCGGAAGAGGCTTTGGCCATGGGCTTTGATGAAATTCTCACGCCGGATTCAGCGTCCCTGGGCATGACCGTTTTGAGAACCCAGCAAGCCCTGGATTTGGAAGATCCGGGAAAAACTCCCGCCTCCGTTCAGTTTGAAGTGCAGATCAAACGCAAAAACGGGCCTCCTTTTTGGGCGGAAAACACCGGCGCTTTTCTGCGCGACGGTTCCGGCGTCCCTATAGGCGTTGTGGGCCTGACCCGGGACATTTCCTCGCAAAAGGCCGCTGAGGAGGAACGCCTTTTTATCCAGAGGGCCGTGGAAAGCTCTTCCGACGCCATCGCCATGTGCGATGCAAAATTCGTCCATTTTTATCACAACGAGGCCTTTGCCAATCTTTTCGGATACCGCTGGCCAAAGGACCTGGTGGAGGCCGGGGGGCTGCTATCGGTTTTTGCGGAACCCAGGCAGGGCGATGAAGTGGCGTCCGGCCTGATAGAACAAGGCTCCTGGACCGGAGAAGTCATGACCCGCTCCAATAAGGGCCGGCACATTCTGACGGACTTGCGCGCCAATGTGGTCTCCGACAAGTTCGGAAACCTTCTGGGCCTGATCGGCATTTATACGGACATCACCGAGAAAATCGCTGTAACCAAGGCCCTGAAAGGCAGCGAGGAGCGTTACCGGCTGGTGGCCGAAAACACCAACGACGTTATCTGGACCACGGACCTGAACCTAAAATGGACCTATGTCAGCCCCTCCGTTTTTCGCATGCGCGGTTACACGCCCGAAGAAGTTCTGCAGCAGGATTTTTCCGAAGTCCTTACCCGGGAGTCCACCCAGGACGTCCTGCATATTTTTACGGAGGAGTTGGAAAAAGAACTGACGGACCCGGAGCCTGAACCCAGGAGCATCGTCCTGGACATGGAGTTTCTGAAAAGAGACGGCGGAACGGTCTGGAGTGAGTCCGCATGCTCTTTTATGCGGGACGACGACGGCCAGGTTTTCGGCATCCTGGGCATCTCCCGCGATATTACCGAACGCCGCAAGGCCGAGGAGGACAGGCTCAAGCTGGAAGAGCGCCTGCAACAGGCCCAAAAGCTGGAGGCCATGGGCACCCTGGCCGGGGGCGTGGCCCATGATTTCAATAACCTGCTCATGGGCATCCAGGGCAACCTGAGCCTTATGCTCCTTAAACTGGAGCCCTCCAACCCCTTGTACGGCCGCATCAAGAACATCGAGCAGCACATAAAAAACGCCACGGGCCTGACAAGGCAGCTGCTCGGATTCGCCCGAAGCGGCAAATACCAGGTCACGGCCGCCAATCTGAACGACCTGGTGTCCCGCACTTCCTCCATGTTCGGCAGGACGCGCAAGGAAATCCGCATCAAGGAGAATCTCCAGGCTGACGCCTGGCCCGTTGAGGTGGACCACGGCCAGATAGAGCAGGTTCTGCTTAACCTTTTGGTTAACGCGTGGCAGGCCATGTCCGGCGGAGGCATTATTTACATCCGTTCCGAAAACGTGGTCCTGGACCAAAGATTCGCCTCATCCTACGGCATACCGCCTGGAAAATACGTCAGGCTTTCGGTCACGGACACTGGCTCCGGGATGAGCCCTGAGGTCCGGAAAAGGGTTTTCGACCCCTTCTTCACCACCAAGGAAATTTCCCGGGGAACCGGGCTGGGCCTGGCCTCGGCTTACGGCATCATTCAAAACCACGTCGGGATCATTAACGTATACAGCCAGGAAGGGCAGGGCGCCACATTCAACATCTATCTGCCCGCGTCCTCCAAGGATGTGATGGAGGAAATCGAGCCGGAAGCCAAGGTGGTCCACGGGACGGAAACCATCCTTCTGATAGACGATGAGGAAGTCATCATAACAACCGGGGAGGAAATCCTCCGCGCCTTGGGATACCAGGTGTTTGTCGCCCGGTCCCCCCATGAAGCCCTTGAAATTTTTCGGGATCAAGCCCCAAAAATCGACCTGGTCATCATGGATATGATCATGCCCGAAATGCAGGGCATTGAACTATACGACCACTTAACGGAAATCCGGCCAGACGTCAGGGTTTTGCTTTCCAGCGGCTATTCGCTCAACGGTCAGGCCTCATCCATCATAGAAAAGGGCTGCGACGGCTTTATCCAAAAACCGTTCAACCTGGAAGAACTTTCGCAAAAAATCAGAGAAATCCTGGATTAG
- a CDS encoding hybrid sensor histidine kinase/response regulator — protein MKDGSESNNKTKPHPLYIPGGQPLDMEEQFRRRFFFYFSLAGFPALLGFGFMHLVRGLYLFGVLDTLFALFLIATIILQSRLSSMKFMFRMTSAFAGAIFLLWTGAGGTQGQPSIVLWAFVYPLLTFFLLGVMEGAAWTLTFLAGCLILFLYPEVLGTFPYVHEFKVRFFSVMFMIMVGVYLFEKTRIWYRDGMKEEARQLEAEKEKLAQEMKERQYIEDQLKIARDDLEKRVQERTKALAKSEESYRLLVDNAQDLIISVDRKGRLEWANEYGLSMLGYKMEDILGKTWSDLIVPEDLPMVLETYKRIFANGEIQVSGLEFRCIDFWGKPVWLSLNARIFYDKNGKYEREYGVARNTNRQKNLEAKLQHAQKMEAIGTLAGGIAHDFNNILMGIQGRASIMMLNLPKGDPSLEHLRTITELVQSSAGLTKQLLGLARGGKYDPKPTNLNDLVLRVASMFGRTHKEVVIKADLPEYPIVVEVDQGQVEQVFLNLYVNAWQAMPGGGDLKIRTSVVSMDEALAIANGVKPGQYAKATVTDSGEGMDEETRKRVFDPFFSTKGMGRGTGLGLSSAYGIIKNHGGFISVWSRLGEGSTFSIFIPSSQKAVNPESRIDSPVIRGEGTILLVDDEKDLLETGTEILENLGYKALSAGGGKEAVKMFGANREAIDLVVLDIVMPDMNGGAVFDKMKELNPNVKVLISSGYASDGKSSEIMKKGANGFIQKPFTAEDLSQKIAEILQKTNSSEI, from the coding sequence ATGAAAGACGGCTCCGAAAGCAATAATAAGACAAAGCCCCACCCTTTATACATCCCCGGCGGACAGCCGTTGGACATGGAAGAACAGTTCAGGCGGCGCTTTTTCTTTTATTTTTCCCTGGCGGGCTTCCCGGCGCTTTTAGGCTTCGGCTTCATGCATTTGGTGAGAGGACTATACCTTTTCGGGGTTTTGGACACCCTGTTCGCCCTGTTCCTCATAGCAACCATCATTCTTCAATCCCGCCTTTCCAGCATGAAGTTCATGTTCCGAATGACTTCCGCTTTTGCCGGAGCGATTTTTCTTTTGTGGACCGGTGCAGGCGGCACCCAGGGCCAGCCGTCCATTGTATTGTGGGCGTTTGTGTATCCCCTGCTGACCTTTTTTCTGTTGGGGGTGATGGAGGGCGCCGCCTGGACCCTGACCTTTTTGGCAGGTTGCCTGATTCTCTTTTTGTATCCCGAAGTTCTGGGAACCTTTCCCTACGTGCATGAGTTCAAGGTCCGCTTTTTCTCCGTCATGTTCATGATCATGGTGGGTGTTTATCTGTTTGAAAAAACGCGTATCTGGTACCGGGACGGCATGAAGGAGGAGGCCAGACAGCTTGAGGCGGAAAAGGAAAAGCTCGCCCAGGAGATGAAAGAGCGCCAGTATATTGAGGACCAGTTGAAAATCGCCCGGGACGATCTGGAAAAACGGGTCCAGGAACGCACCAAGGCCCTGGCGAAAAGCGAGGAGTCATACCGGCTGCTTGTGGATAACGCCCAGGACCTGATTATTTCCGTGGACCGGAAGGGCCGGTTGGAGTGGGCCAATGAATACGGCTTGAGCATGCTCGGCTATAAAATGGAGGACATCCTCGGCAAAACCTGGAGCGACCTGATCGTCCCCGAAGATTTGCCCATGGTTTTGGAGACCTACAAACGGATTTTCGCCAACGGAGAAATCCAGGTTTCGGGCCTGGAGTTCCGCTGCATCGACTTTTGGGGAAAGCCCGTCTGGCTTTCCCTGAACGCCCGGATCTTTTACGACAAGAACGGCAAGTACGAACGGGAGTACGGCGTCGCAAGAAACACAAACAGGCAAAAAAACCTGGAAGCCAAGCTGCAGCACGCTCAAAAAATGGAGGCCATAGGCACCCTGGCCGGCGGCATAGCCCACGATTTCAACAACATCCTCATGGGCATTCAGGGGCGGGCTTCCATCATGATGCTAAACCTCCCCAAAGGGGACCCCAGCCTGGAGCACTTAAGAACCATCACGGAGCTGGTGCAAAGCTCGGCCGGCCTCACCAAGCAGCTTTTGGGCCTGGCCAGGGGCGGCAAGTACGATCCCAAACCCACCAACCTGAACGACTTGGTGCTGAGGGTGGCGAGCATGTTCGGCCGGACCCATAAGGAAGTGGTCATCAAGGCGGACCTGCCGGAATATCCTATTGTGGTGGAAGTGGACCAGGGGCAGGTGGAGCAGGTTTTTCTCAATTTGTACGTGAACGCCTGGCAGGCCATGCCCGGAGGAGGCGATCTGAAAATAAGGACCTCCGTGGTCTCCATGGACGAAGCCCTGGCTATTGCGAACGGGGTTAAGCCGGGCCAGTACGCCAAAGCCACCGTAACCGACTCCGGGGAAGGCATGGACGAAGAAACCCGCAAACGGGTTTTCGACCCTTTTTTTTCCACCAAAGGCATGGGCCGGGGTACGGGCCTGGGGCTTTCCTCGGCGTACGGCATTATCAAGAACCACGGGGGCTTCATCTCCGTTTGGAGCCGTTTGGGCGAAGGCTCCACCTTTTCCATTTTCATCCCTTCCTCCCAAAAAGCCGTCAACCCGGAAAGCCGAATCGACTCCCCCGTGATTCGCGGCGAAGGAACCATCCTGCTGGTGGACGACGAAAAGGATCTTTTAGAAACCGGAACGGAAATTTTGGAAAATCTGGGCTATAAAGCCCTTTCCGCCGGCGGAGGAAAAGAGGCTGTGAAAATGTTCGGCGCAAACCGGGAGGCCATCGATCTGGTGGTGCTGGATATTGTCATGCCGGACATGAACGGGGGTGCGGTGTTTGACAAAATGAAGGAGTTAAACCCCAACGTAAAGGTGCTGATTTCCAGCGGGTACGCCTCGGACGGCAAGAGCTCGGAAATCATGAAAAAGGGGGCCAACGGCTTTATTCAAAAGCCCTTCACCGCCGAAGACCTTTCCCAGAAAATCGCGGAAATCCTGCAGAAGACCAATTCCTCCGAAATCTAA
- a CDS encoding acetate--CoA ligase family protein — MQTTKQIQTLMETKSVAIVGLPRGMKTGKLFLIAIQDMGFKGPIYPVNPFTDEIDGLKSYPSVEALPEPVDMAIILVPNSQAKEAVVQCAEKGVKGAVLFTAGYKETGEEEGAALEEEMASIAKKAGMRLIGPNGMGLYSPEAGISFFPGLPAKLGPIALLSHSGSMANILCRMGPEKGLYFRFAVSLGNECDLTAGDFLEYCAQDSKTGIVAAYLEGIRKGDVFLKNLKKASENKPVILWKMGLNPEGASAAASHTGSMAGDERIWNAVVSQARAVSVNGFEEWVDAMMGFSLLPRGMGRRAAIISGPGGLAVSAAQACGRAGLSLAALSTESREKLAEFVPQTGTSLKNPVDIGMNSSLDMSLYIRAAQIMAEDPNVDIVMAAPIGLSLETNHALTQALIDVYKTAGKPFVMIKIPGFEAECAQEFCQAGVPFFESAERAAATCGMVYNWQKQRGLHKQTP, encoded by the coding sequence ATGCAGACTACAAAACAAATCCAGACCTTGATGGAAACGAAGTCCGTGGCCATTGTCGGACTTCCTCGCGGCATGAAGACAGGCAAGCTGTTTTTAATCGCTATTCAGGATATGGGCTTTAAGGGCCCCATCTATCCGGTTAATCCTTTTACCGATGAAATTGACGGCCTCAAATCATACCCCAGCGTGGAGGCCCTGCCCGAGCCCGTGGACATGGCCATTATTCTTGTCCCCAACTCCCAGGCCAAAGAGGCTGTAGTTCAGTGCGCCGAAAAAGGCGTGAAAGGCGCCGTCCTGTTTACGGCCGGGTATAAGGAAACCGGCGAAGAGGAAGGGGCGGCCCTGGAGGAGGAAATGGCCTCCATCGCCAAAAAGGCGGGCATGCGGCTGATCGGCCCCAACGGCATGGGTTTGTACAGCCCGGAGGCGGGGATTTCGTTTTTTCCCGGACTTCCGGCCAAGCTAGGCCCCATCGCCTTGTTGTCCCACAGCGGCTCCATGGCTAATATATTATGCCGCATGGGGCCGGAAAAAGGATTGTATTTCCGGTTCGCGGTCAGCCTGGGAAACGAGTGCGACCTCACGGCCGGGGATTTTCTGGAATACTGCGCCCAGGATTCAAAAACCGGTATTGTGGCCGCTTACCTGGAAGGCATTCGAAAAGGCGACGTCTTTTTGAAGAATTTGAAAAAAGCCTCGGAAAACAAGCCGGTCATTTTATGGAAAATGGGCTTGAACCCCGAAGGCGCCTCCGCCGCCGCGTCCCATACCGGGTCCATGGCCGGCGACGAACGCATATGGAACGCCGTGGTGTCCCAGGCGCGGGCCGTTTCCGTGAACGGCTTTGAAGAGTGGGTGGACGCCATGATGGGTTTTTCGCTGTTGCCCAGGGGGATGGGACGCAGGGCCGCCATCATTTCCGGACCCGGCGGGCTGGCCGTCTCCGCCGCCCAGGCGTGCGGCAGGGCCGGCCTTAGCCTGGCTGCGCTTTCAACCGAGTCCAGGGAGAAGCTGGCGGAGTTTGTGCCCCAAACCGGCACCAGCCTGAAAAATCCCGTGGACATCGGCATGAATTCCTCCCTGGACATGAGCCTGTATATCCGGGCCGCTCAAATTATGGCCGAAGATCCCAATGTGGATATTGTCATGGCCGCGCCCATCGGGCTTTCCCTGGAGACCAACCACGCCTTGACCCAGGCCCTGATTGACGTGTACAAAACCGCTGGCAAGCCCTTTGTCATGATCAAAATTCCGGGATTTGAAGCGGAATGCGCTCAGGAATTCTGCCAGGCGGGCGTTCCGTTTTTTGAATCCGCCGAGCGGGCCGCCGCAACCTGCGGCATGGTGTATAACTGGCAAAAACAGCGCGGACTGCATAAGCAGACGCCCTGA